In a single window of the Bradyrhizobium erythrophlei genome:
- a CDS encoding aldo/keto reductase — MRLLNRREFNGLWVALGSFASPTGTAGAASTGAARTAKFRDGTVVPALGQGSAGLGKGKHPHAVEEEAVHTGLSLGMTMIDTAEVYDSEEFIGRAIAGQRNRVFLVSKVWPNHVAGNGVMRACEASLERLGTDHLDLYLLHWPNGVTNLSSVVTAFENLRSAAKIRAWGVSNFKVSDMEDLFRIPKGDSCATNQLPYSLADRGIERDLLPWCEQHGMPVMAYSPLGGTGASLLRDPTLVRIGAAHGCSAAAVALAWTIRNGNVIAIPESGSVAHVKENAVALSLTLTPQELQSLDAAYPLPNR; from the coding sequence ATGAGATTGCTGAATCGGCGCGAATTCAATGGACTGTGGGTGGCGCTTGGTTCGTTCGCGTCTCCGACAGGTACAGCTGGCGCAGCGTCAACCGGCGCAGCGCGCACGGCAAAGTTTCGCGACGGCACTGTCGTCCCGGCATTGGGCCAGGGCTCTGCGGGTCTCGGAAAGGGAAAACATCCTCATGCCGTTGAAGAAGAAGCGGTACACACTGGCCTTTCGCTCGGAATGACGATGATCGACACGGCAGAAGTGTACGACTCCGAGGAATTCATTGGCCGCGCGATCGCTGGTCAGCGCAATCGCGTGTTCCTAGTCTCCAAGGTGTGGCCCAATCACGTGGCGGGAAACGGCGTCATGCGCGCTTGCGAGGCGAGCCTCGAGCGCCTCGGCACTGATCATCTCGATCTCTATCTGCTGCACTGGCCAAATGGGGTCACCAATCTCTCCAGCGTTGTGACCGCATTTGAAAATCTACGCTCGGCAGCGAAGATTCGCGCTTGGGGCGTGTCCAATTTTAAGGTCAGCGACATGGAAGATCTGTTCCGTATTCCAAAAGGCGATAGCTGCGCGACTAATCAGCTCCCTTACAGCCTCGCCGACCGCGGCATAGAGCGTGACCTGCTGCCATGGTGCGAGCAGCACGGCATGCCGGTGATGGCTTATTCTCCGCTCGGCGGAACCGGTGCCAGCCTGCTGCGTGATCCCACGCTTGTACGTATCGGCGCAGCACACGGTTGCTCGGCAGCCGCTGTTGCGCTGGCCTGGACCATCCGCAACGGCAACGTCATTGCAATTCCCGAATCCGGTTCGGTGGCGCATGTAAAGGAGAACGCCGTCGCGCTCTCACTGACGCTGACACCGCAGGAGCTTCAATCGCTGGATGCGGCGTATCCGCTGCCTAACCGCTAG
- a CDS encoding alpha/beta fold hydrolase yields the protein MASFVLVPGAGGMAWYWHRVVPLIRAAGHEPIAVDLPGDDRHAGLAAYVDIVIRAIAERSDVILVAQSLAGFTAPLVCARAPVQMVVFVNAMIPKPGETAGAWWGATGAAEAREQAAARRGYATAFDVGTYFLHDVPQDVLRAGPEQPREEAEIVFGEPCRFERWPEIPIHVLAGSDDRFFPIEFQRRVVRERLGKEVEEIPGGHLVALSNAEGLTEHLLAYERGLTR from the coding sequence ATGGCATCATTCGTCCTTGTCCCCGGGGCAGGCGGCATGGCTTGGTATTGGCACCGCGTGGTCCCGCTTATTCGCGCGGCGGGGCACGAACCCATCGCGGTCGATCTGCCCGGCGACGACAGGCACGCCGGTCTCGCGGCGTATGTGGACATTGTCATCCGCGCGATCGCGGAACGAAGCGACGTTATTCTCGTTGCTCAGTCGCTAGCGGGCTTCACGGCGCCCCTTGTTTGCGCGCGTGCGCCCGTGCAGATGGTCGTGTTCGTCAACGCGATGATCCCCAAGCCCGGCGAGACCGCTGGTGCGTGGTGGGGCGCGACTGGAGCGGCCGAAGCGCGGGAACAAGCTGCGGCGCGCCGCGGCTATGCGACGGCATTCGATGTGGGGACTTACTTTCTGCACGACGTGCCGCAGGACGTGCTGCGCGCCGGCCCGGAACAACCACGCGAGGAAGCCGAGATCGTTTTCGGCGAGCCCTGTCGCTTCGAGCGCTGGCCCGAAATCCCCATTCATGTTCTCGCGGGAAGCGACGACCGTTTTTTCCCGATCGAATTTCAACGCCGCGTCGTGCGCGAAAGGCTCGGAAAGGAGGTGGAGGAAATTCCCGGTGGCCATCTCGTCGCGTTGTCGAATGCGGAAGGGCTGACCGAGCACCTTCTTGCGTATGAGAGGGGCCTGACACGCTAG
- a CDS encoding ABC transporter substrate-binding protein gives MRELRYSEGKEVTVEYRFAGGRPGELPRLARELVDAKVDVIMAVGDEAIVAAKNATRTVPIVMVACDAVTTGFVESLARPGGNLTGVTCITSELMPKRMAVFRELLPSASRLVVLYNPENVSKPPEVARLVELAKELGLDAKAVQFRTAEDIERAFSALATDRPDGLVVLTEQRSIAHAKLLGDLSRRDRLPVLHSFSEGVHAGGLISYGPHFPEMVVMATNYVAKILKGGKPAELPVEQPTRFELVINLQTAKEIGLTIPASLLARADEVIE, from the coding sequence ATGAGGGAGCTCAGATATTCCGAAGGCAAGGAGGTCACGGTGGAATACCGCTTTGCCGGAGGACGCCCGGGGGAGCTCCCGCGCCTCGCCCGCGAGCTTGTCGATGCGAAAGTGGATGTCATCATGGCTGTCGGCGACGAGGCGATCGTGGCCGCCAAGAATGCTACGCGCACCGTTCCGATCGTCATGGTCGCCTGCGATGCGGTCACCACCGGCTTCGTCGAGAGCCTCGCTCGTCCAGGCGGCAATCTCACGGGCGTGACTTGTATCACCTCCGAGCTCATGCCGAAGCGCATGGCGGTGTTCCGCGAGCTTCTGCCGTCTGCGTCCCGCCTCGTGGTCCTTTACAACCCAGAGAACGTCAGTAAGCCCCCCGAGGTGGCGCGCCTTGTCGAGCTCGCGAAAGAGCTGGGTCTCGACGCCAAAGCCGTTCAGTTCCGCACGGCCGAAGACATCGAGCGCGCCTTTTCCGCCCTTGCGACCGATCGCCCCGATGGCCTCGTCGTCCTGACCGAACAGCGCTCGATTGCCCACGCGAAGCTCTTGGGAGATCTTTCGCGCAGAGATCGGCTCCCAGTCCTGCATTCCTTCAGCGAAGGGGTCCACGCGGGCGGTCTCATCTCCTACGGTCCCCACTTTCCGGAGATGGTGGTGATGGCGACCAACTATGTCGCGAAAATCCTCAAAGGAGGGAAACCGGCCGAGCTGCCCGTCGAGCAGCCGACTCGGTTCGAACTGGTCATCAATCTGCAGACTGCTAAGGAAATCGGTCTGACGATCCCAGCCTCTCTCCTTGCCCGCGCCGACGAGGTGATCGAATAG
- a CDS encoding IS1182 family transposase, giving the protein MPGFVAGLDRGQATLLPECLEDWVDESNPVRAVDVFVDALELRDLGFDGVDPAATGRPAYHPSAMLKLYIYGYLNRVQSSRRLEREAGRNVEVMWLTGRLVPDHKTIADFRKDNGPAIKKVCARFVALCRKIGLLAKASVAIDGSKFKAVNSRDNNFTQGKIQRRQKQIEESVARYMSQLDTADRQTAAGEEPSETVLLTKTRLKEKLAKLDEEVKRLAAIEKTLLASPDKQISLTDPDCRSMATSGRGSGMVAYNVQSAVDITNHLIVAHEVTNVGTDRSQLATMAQAAKAALRSDNLEVVADRGYFKGEEILACEQAGVAVTLPKPQTSGAKSAGRFGKPDFVYLAKDDVYRCPAGETLAHHFTADEDGQKMLIYLTKACRTCPLKDRCTTANERRIKRWEHEHVVEAAQTRLDQNPQAMRVRRETVEHPFATLKMRMGATHFLMKTLPKVATEMALHVLAYNLTRVMNIVGIKPFLAAIRA; this is encoded by the coding sequence ATGCCAGGCTTTGTGGCGGGACTGGATCGCGGGCAGGCGACGTTGCTGCCAGAATGCCTTGAGGATTGGGTCGACGAGAGCAATCCTGTTCGGGCGGTCGATGTGTTCGTCGATGCGCTGGAACTCCGCGACCTCGGGTTTGACGGCGTCGATCCGGCAGCGACCGGTCGGCCTGCGTATCATCCTTCGGCGATGCTCAAGCTTTACATCTACGGCTATCTGAACCGGGTCCAATCGAGCCGGCGGCTGGAGCGTGAGGCTGGCCGCAATGTTGAGGTGATGTGGCTGACCGGGCGGCTCGTTCCGGATCACAAAACCATCGCCGACTTCCGCAAGGACAATGGCCCCGCGATTAAGAAGGTTTGCGCGCGATTCGTCGCCTTGTGCCGAAAGATCGGCCTGCTGGCGAAGGCCAGCGTTGCCATCGACGGCAGCAAGTTCAAGGCCGTGAACAGTCGTGACAACAACTTCACGCAGGGCAAGATCCAACGCCGCCAGAAGCAGATCGAAGAGAGCGTGGCACGCTACATGAGCCAACTCGATACCGCCGACCGCCAGACTGCCGCAGGAGAAGAGCCGTCGGAAACAGTGCTGCTTACCAAGACACGGCTTAAGGAAAAGCTGGCGAAGCTCGACGAAGAAGTGAAACGGCTGGCCGCGATTGAAAAGACATTGCTCGCTTCGCCCGATAAGCAGATATCGCTGACCGATCCCGATTGCCGCTCGATGGCAACGAGCGGGCGCGGCTCAGGCATGGTTGCCTATAACGTGCAAAGTGCGGTCGACATTACGAACCATCTGATCGTCGCGCATGAGGTCACCAACGTCGGCACCGATAGATCGCAACTGGCGACGATGGCGCAGGCGGCGAAAGCCGCGCTGCGCAGCGATAACTTGGAAGTCGTTGCGGATCGGGGCTATTTTAAAGGGGAGGAAATCCTGGCCTGCGAACAGGCCGGCGTCGCAGTCACGCTGCCCAAGCCGCAAACCTCTGGCGCCAAGTCGGCAGGCCGTTTTGGGAAACCTGATTTTGTTTATTTGGCCAAGGACGATGTCTATCGCTGCCCGGCCGGCGAGACGCTGGCGCACCACTTCACCGCTGATGAAGATGGCCAGAAAATGCTGATTTACTTGACGAAGGCGTGCCGCACATGCCCGCTCAAGGATCGGTGCACAACGGCCAACGAGCGCCGCATCAAACGATGGGAACACGAACACGTCGTCGAAGCCGCGCAGACGCGGCTCGATCAGAACCCGCAAGCCATGCGTGTGCGCCGCGAAACCGTCGAGCATCCGTTCGCCACGCTGAAGATGCGGATGGGGGCGACGCACTTTCTGATGAAGACGCTGCCGAAGGTGGCGACTGAGATGGCGCTGCACGTGCTCGCCTACAACCTCACGCGCGTGATGAATATCGTCGGTATCAAACCGTTCCTCGCGGCGATCCGGGCATGA
- a CDS encoding PAS-domain containing protein, translated as MVVIDTRLAAGLDEISAGFAVFDENLKLVFCNARYPLIRGYPAALCKPGVELTELFRYNAARGDYGDGDVKVHVTERVAQIQRGNVTVDQVLGDGRVLAARYRPLACGGLATTYEDVTEMRRAEIALRHDQTRYELVTQAVSEGLYDWDIGSGQLQVSTRLNALFDFKQGELTSYDWVARVHPDDIASYRAALRAHFTGKTSVLHAEYRIRDKADTIRWVEDHGLSIRNEAGRAVRLVGAVSDITSRKNAERALRESEERYSLAMSAINEGVYDWDLTRDEIFYSPNVMEVLGFTGLEMSTPKDWIRRIHPEDLPAYQAAWAAHFRGETRRFFCEMRYRHADGSTHWARQHGTGVRDGSGRVVRVVGSTGDITAEKILAHERDEARTRLFVALESISQGFALFDAEDRLLMCNSQYRRFFTQASDPEVSAMIVPGMRFEDYVRKAYEKGMYPDAGSDIDAYLRSRLERRRAAGSGFELKLRDGTWLYVSERRTNDSGLVAVYTDITDVKNRESELRAARLAAETALADLRAAQDRLVQTEKLASLGQVTAGIAHEIKNPLNFVNNFSALSAELVGEMKEALSGIDLDKNKREELDEIAQMLKDNLEKVVQHGKRADSIVKNMLQHSREASGEHRPSDINVIVDESLNLAYHGARAEKAGFSIALQRHLDPSVGMADVYPQEITRVLLNLISNGFYATTKRKAEAGDGFEPTLIAATKNLGDKVEIRIRDNGTGIPEGVKDKIFNPFFTTKPTGEGTGLGLSMSHDIIVKQHGGSIDVETEPGLFTEFKIVLPRTNRR; from the coding sequence ATGGTAGTCATTGATACGAGGCTCGCCGCCGGTCTGGACGAGATCAGTGCAGGATTTGCGGTTTTCGACGAAAACCTGAAACTCGTCTTTTGCAATGCTCGTTATCCGCTGATCCGCGGCTATCCTGCCGCCCTTTGCAAACCTGGCGTCGAGCTGACCGAACTGTTCCGGTACAACGCCGCGCGCGGTGACTATGGTGATGGCGATGTCAAAGTGCATGTCACGGAACGGGTGGCTCAGATCCAGCGCGGGAACGTCACGGTGGATCAGGTGTTGGGAGACGGCCGTGTCCTCGCCGCGCGGTATAGGCCGTTAGCCTGCGGTGGCCTAGCGACGACCTACGAAGACGTCACGGAGATGCGCCGCGCCGAGATTGCGCTGCGCCACGACCAAACCCGCTACGAGCTCGTCACCCAGGCCGTCAGCGAAGGACTCTACGACTGGGACATTGGGTCCGGTCAGCTTCAGGTCTCCACCCGCTTGAATGCCCTGTTCGATTTCAAGCAAGGAGAGTTGACCTCATATGACTGGGTCGCGAGGGTACATCCCGACGATATTGCGTCATACCGCGCGGCGCTGCGGGCTCATTTCACTGGCAAGACCTCGGTGCTCCACGCAGAATACCGCATCCGCGATAAAGCCGATACGATCCGTTGGGTCGAGGATCATGGACTATCGATCCGCAATGAAGCCGGGCGCGCAGTCCGATTGGTGGGCGCAGTCAGCGACATTACCTCCCGGAAGAATGCCGAGCGGGCGCTACGCGAAAGTGAAGAACGCTACTCGCTTGCAATGAGCGCCATTAATGAAGGTGTTTATGACTGGGACCTAACCCGAGACGAGATCTTTTACTCGCCAAATGTTATGGAGGTGCTTGGGTTCACAGGGTTGGAGATGTCAACACCGAAGGATTGGATCAGACGTATTCATCCCGAGGATCTTCCTGCCTACCAAGCTGCTTGGGCCGCTCATTTCCGTGGCGAAACGCGACGGTTTTTCTGCGAAATGCGATACCGACATGCGGACGGATCTACTCATTGGGCGCGTCAGCACGGCACGGGCGTTCGAGATGGTAGCGGTCGGGTCGTCCGCGTGGTCGGGTCGACGGGCGATATTACGGCTGAGAAGATCCTCGCACACGAGCGCGATGAAGCGCGGACCCGTTTGTTCGTGGCTCTCGAATCCATCTCTCAAGGTTTCGCACTGTTTGACGCCGAAGATCGGCTGCTAATGTGCAACAGCCAGTATCGTAGGTTCTTTACGCAAGCCTCGGATCCAGAAGTCTCTGCCATGATTGTGCCAGGCATGAGGTTCGAGGATTACGTACGGAAGGCTTACGAAAAGGGCATGTATCCCGACGCCGGATCGGATATCGACGCCTACCTGCGAAGTCGACTCGAGCGCAGACGAGCGGCAGGTTCTGGATTCGAGCTAAAATTGCGGGACGGCACCTGGCTTTACGTAAGCGAACGGCGCACAAACGATAGCGGCCTCGTAGCCGTCTACACCGATATTACCGATGTAAAGAACAGGGAGTCGGAATTGCGAGCTGCCCGGCTCGCCGCCGAGACGGCTCTGGCCGATTTGCGCGCGGCACAGGATCGCCTGGTGCAGACCGAGAAGCTGGCCTCCCTCGGCCAGGTCACCGCCGGCATTGCCCACGAAATCAAGAACCCGCTCAATTTCGTCAACAATTTCTCAGCGCTATCGGCCGAACTCGTAGGAGAAATGAAGGAGGCACTTTCGGGTATCGACCTCGACAAGAATAAACGGGAAGAATTGGACGAGATCGCACAAATGCTGAAAGACAACCTCGAAAAGGTTGTTCAGCACGGCAAGCGCGCCGACTCCATCGTGAAAAACATGCTGCAGCACTCCCGTGAAGCTTCCGGCGAGCATCGCCCTTCCGACATCAACGTGATAGTGGATGAGAGCCTGAACCTCGCCTATCATGGTGCCCGGGCAGAAAAGGCCGGCTTTAGCATTGCTTTGCAACGCCATCTTGATCCTTCCGTCGGCATGGCCGATGTCTATCCGCAGGAGATTACGCGAGTCCTGCTCAATCTGATATCGAACGGATTCTATGCCACGACCAAACGCAAAGCGGAAGCCGGCGATGGTTTCGAGCCAACGCTTATCGCTGCGACGAAGAATCTCGGAGACAAGGTTGAAATTCGTATTCGCGACAACGGGACCGGCATCCCGGAAGGGGTCAAGGATAAAATATTCAACCCATTCTTCACGACCAAGCCGACGGGCGAAGGCACCGGGCTTGGCCTGTCGATGAGCCACGACATCATCGTGAAACAGCATGGCGGCAGCATTGATGTCGAGACGGAGCCCGGACTTTTCACCGAGTTCAAGATCGTATTGCCGCGGACGAACCGAAGGTAA
- a CDS encoding transposase, producing the protein MARQIVDGKAPDVPIEAAKIVGTLSRQALDTHIRLREIDRDLLVWLRSNDVARRLTTIPGIGPVGATALAASVTDPHQFRSGRQFAAWLGLTPLQKSSGGKERLGRITKRGDKYLRKLLIVGMTSLVRRAKYNPKMIDSRLSDLLARKPTRVAPVAMAIKTGSVSIGFAKIRPLIRLAAYRGTRRHNTSKIGVNAAVLRARHPCPSRVKLGPLRAQPLGPLCPLRTDIAHHTCHV; encoded by the coding sequence ATGGCGCGACAGATCGTCGATGGTAAAGCGCCAGATGTACCGATTGAAGCTGCCAAGATCGTCGGCACACTGTCACGGCAGGCGCTCGACACCCACATTCGGCTCCGCGAGATCGATCGCGATCTGCTCGTTTGGCTACGTAGCAACGATGTTGCACGTCGTCTCACGACCATCCCCGGCATCGGGCCGGTTGGCGCGACGGCACTTGCCGCATCGGTCACCGATCCGCATCAGTTCCGCTCGGGGCGGCAATTCGCTGCCTGGTTGGGACTGACGCCACTTCAGAAGTCGAGCGGTGGCAAAGAGCGGCTCGGTCGTATCACCAAGAGGGGCGACAAGTATCTGCGAAAGCTGCTCATTGTCGGCATGACTTCACTTGTCCGCCGTGCAAAGTACAATCCCAAGATGATCGATTCACGCCTGTCCGATCTGCTCGCGCGAAAGCCCACGCGGGTCGCGCCCGTCGCGATGGCGATCAAGACCGGCTCAGTATCAATCGGTTTCGCCAAGATACGCCCCTTGATCCGCCTGGCAGCCTATCGCGGGACTAGGCGGCATAACACCTCAAAAATTGGGGTGAACGCAGCGGTACTCCGTGCAAGGCATCCATGTCCGAGTCGAGTCAAACTCGGACCTCTGCGCGCGCAACCGCTAGGTCCGCTCTGCCCCCTAAGAACAGACATCGCGCATCACACGTGCCATGTCTGA